In Aquificaceae bacterium, the sequence GAAGTTTGGAGAAGAAGCCATAGAGACCCTTATAGCCCTCAAGAGGGGAGCGCCAGAGGAGATAAGGGCAGAAGCCTCCGACATGCTCTACCACCTGCTTCTTATGCTCACCATAAGGGGAATAGGCATAGAGGAGGTTCTCAGTGAGCTTGCAGGGAGAATGAAATAGTCTTAAGATTTTTTTATGGCTGTTTTTCTTTTTCTACTATTGCTTCTCAGCCTATCTCATGCAAAAGTCTTCATTTCCCAGTGGCAGGATGCGGTAACCCCTCTAATGGTGGACTATGTAAAAAGAAGCCTTGAGCGTGCGGAGAAGGAAGGAGGGACAATATTTGTGCTTGAGCTGAACACTCCCGGTGGTCTCGAGAGCTCCATGAGGGAGGTGGTTCAGGAGTTTCAGAGGACTCCCCTGCCGGTAGTAGTGTATGTTTACCCTCCAGGAGGGCGTGCAGCCTCCGCAGGTGCAATTATAACCGTTTCTGCAGATGTGGCGGTGATGGCACCGGGAACAAACATAGGAGCGGCAACACCCGTGCAGATGGGCGGTGAGAGGATGGATGAGGCTATGAGAGAAAAGGTCATGCAGGACATGCTTGCCTTCGTCAGGAGCATAGCAAAGGAAAAGGGCAGAAACCCGGAGGTCATAGAGAGGATGGTAAAGGAGGCCATATCGCTCACACCGGAAGAGGCTCTGAAGGAGAAGGTTATAGACCTCATAGCTGTAGACAGGACAGACCTTCTAAAGAAGCTTGAGGGCAGGAAGATAAATAAGCATGGAAAGGAGATTACCCTCAAGACGGAAGGAATCCAGACTGTGGAAGTAGGAAAGAGCCTGAGAGAGGAGCTCCTGAGGGTCATAACCAATCCCAC encodes:
- a CDS encoding nodulation protein NfeD; the encoded protein is MAVFLFLLLLLSLSHAKVFISQWQDAVTPLMVDYVKRSLERAEKEGGTIFVLELNTPGGLESSMREVVQEFQRTPLPVVVYVYPPGGRAASAGAIITVSADVAVMAPGTNIGAATPVQMGGERMDEAMREKVMQDMLAFVRSIAKEKGRNPEVIERMVKEAISLTPEEALKEKVIDLIAVDRTDLLKKLEGRKINKHGKEITLKTEGIQTVEVGKSLREELLRVITNPTLAYMLLLIGFYGIFFELYNPGSIIPGAVGVICLLLGLYGLGVIGINWLGLLLILAGILLLVLELVTPTFGGLAIAGAIALALGSFILISPESPYGNIPISVIATMVGLTVAFFLFAGRLGLKAQKRKKMLGTEELVGEQGEVFTDFVQGRGKVFVHGEIWNAISDEPLKKGEQVVVEEVRGMVLKVRKV